In Acanthochromis polyacanthus isolate Apoly-LR-REF ecotype Palm Island chromosome 15, KAUST_Apoly_ChrSc, whole genome shotgun sequence, a single genomic region encodes these proteins:
- the fmn2a gene encoding formin-2 isoform X1, translating into MQTIKTVETQVPFLKESFFTTSFKGRRKSSVTNILRKQQHSLLYQQQQQQQQQQCILEHQQRSLKQFLSPSAENVPGQQTPERQRLARSTSSPLCKTVEHAGADGDKKEGQRERKDQRAREAVQGRGGEQGVSGSEPEAVSASLLLLSASAALREAASSSQLPLTVVGRQQGLASSERPLTNRGPPSLAAQEEAQHVQPRPQQHGLLAKGVRLLRNMGNQETKQKKSGGAAGDVSCDGEADEREVDKKSKKSHSKVNKGGGEHSGKKKSKSESKGSVFSGMKIRKSLSKVKGLSKDDSLEDGRSAQSGKAELKPGAEVSLSADEMLSDVDGDASHLTGDGHQSGAEDVGRKTSSGSDADLYSFHSAAAENEDLLSDIQQAIRDQCASSDRVLKMVKGFSSEQSTSDESKVPDTLISHQLFNLDKGLFSPPVGSESTAEELNNEYKKMERETSNLPISRNSSGPGSLSESGPPSSAPDTERSSGSLFPKTNSTYSFPDTTPTTTTSYESAEEPQDDLESPVLHLQHSQDNGAEEGLNTCVPCVILDPILAGTGPIGAHKSASSMDLSVEREEEEAGRRDFLSLSRRKSSMSFSQLTPDSTLVSQPRRTSATSPSTVKLYPPVHPSYIKTTTRQLTSPVGSPLTSPNVPRKTDPNVASQESSRVQGFRRRMQRSSSIAGPLSVSGDWCTESSTFLEQGTPERSCSGGAYWTLGSRRAHYGRKNSNSTVPYLDVFSGRSLLDRLCMHHGDGSTEDEAKELCQRMLVQGLLQPFSDGTTELHGDSTVSAVFNEEQLYTWASVGLPVSSYLWELYGGRTISRVRSLRSPLHQSSAKTPGAPHVQTESSRLKSGQSSSEDESCLIPQLERTIDDLRIKIAVLQGQQASLAKGSGDNMDALGNGHHKASQMRGGRLAKTSQEVSVQTSPVEEGCKFDVPLNGGSGSVSSTVSSSIPKSAESFVCTCQQRQQSGILPPLPPPQVSGGVPPPPPPPPPPPLPGTVVPPPPPPPPPLLGLGSCPPLPPPPPGMGPPPPPPPPPGMGPPPPPPGMGPPPPPPPPGFGPPPPPGPMPSMMVQEAAPAKAVIEPPKPMKPLYWTRIQLHAKKQTAALVWEKIEEPAVNFEEFVELFSKSAVKEKKKPISDTITKSKAKQVVKLLSNKRSQAVGILMSSIHLDMKDIQNAVLNMDNTVVDLETLHALYENRAQGDEMDSIAKHIKSAKDKEDAKPLDKPEQFLYQISQISNFSERVFCILFQSTFHECIASILRKIEILQRVCKTLQSSKCVLQVLGLVLAFGNFMNGGNRSRGQADGFTLDILPKLKDVKSSDNSQSLLSYIVAYYLRHFDEDAGRETCVYPLPEPQDLFQASQMKFDDFQRDLRKLRKDLNACSAETEKVCKLSSEESLQPFKDKMDEFLSQAKTELETQEKQLADTQKIFMELSVSFSVKPKAGEKEVSPSTLFSVWHEFSTDFKDQWKKQNKLMLQERVKMAEESFKQARQKPSYNVTPKHATGIKAKLGKKI; encoded by the exons ATGCAGACTATAAAAACTGTGGAAACCCAAGTTCCTTTTCTCAAAGAGAGTTTCTTCACCACCAGTTTCAAAGGCAGGAGGAAGAGCAGCGTCACCAACATCCTCCGTAAACAGCAGCACTCGCTCCtctaccagcagcagcagcagcagcagcagcagcagtgcatTTTAGAGCACCAGCAGCGCAGTCTGAAGCAATTTCTGTCCCCTTCAGCTGAAAATGTACCGGGGCAGCAGACTCCGGAGCGTCAGCGCCTTGCTCGTTCGACCAGCAGCCCGTTATGCAAGACTGTGGAGCATGCAGGAGCAGATGGGGATAAAAAGGAGGGGCAACGAGAGAGAAAGGATCAGAGAGCGAGAGAGGCTGTGCAGGGGAGGGGTGGAGAGCAAGGAGTGAGTGGTAGTGAGCCCGAGGCTGTTAGTGCCAGTCTCCTCCTACTTtcagcatcagcagcactgaGGGAGGCAGCATCATCCTCACAGCTGCCGTTAACTGTGGTGGGCAGACAGCAGGGATTAGCCAGCTCTGAAAGGCCTCTGACCAACAGAGGACCACCGTCGCTAGCAGCCCAGGAGGAAGCCCAGCATGTCCAGCCTCGACCCCAGCAGCATGGCCTGTTAGCCAAGGGTGTTCGCCTGCTCAGGAATATGGGGAACCAGgagacaaaacagaagaaaagtggAGGTGCAGCAGGGGATGTTTCCTGTGATGGTGAGGCTGACGAGAGAGAGGTggacaaaaaatccaaaaagtcCCACAGTAAGGTCAACAAAGGAGGTGGAGAACACAGCGGTAAGAAGAAATCTAAGTCCGAGTCAAAGGGTTCTGTGTTTTCTGGCATGAAGATTAGGAAGAGTTTATCCAAGGTGAAGGGGTTGTCTAAGGATGACAGCTTGGAAGATGGAAGGTCAGCGCAGTCTGGCAAAGCTGAACTCAAGCCTGGCGCAGAGGTGAGCCTGTCAGCGGATGAGATGCTTTCAGATGTTGACGGGGATGCAAGCCATTTGACCGGAGATGGTCATCAGTCTGGGGCAGAAGATGTTGGCCGGAAGACGAGCTCGGGATCAGATGCTGACCTCTACAGTTTTCActcagcagcagctgaaaatgAAGACCTGCTCTCTGACATCCAGCAGGCCATACGAGACCAATGTGCATCCAGTGACAGGGTGCTGAAAATGGTGAAGGGCTTCTCCTCTGAACAGTCGACCTCTGACGAAAGCAAAGTTCCTGACACGCTAATATCTCACCAGCTGTTTAATCTGGATAAGGGACTATTCTCTCCACCTGTTGGTAGTGAAAGCACAGCTGAAGAACTAAACAATGAGTATAAGAAAATGGAGAGAGAAACCAGTAACTTACCCATATCAAGAAATTCCTCTGGTCCAGGGTCACTGAGTGAGAGTGGTCCACCATCTTCAGCTCCGGACACCGAGAGAAGCAGTGGCAGCCTCTTCCCAAAAACTAACAGCACCTACAGCTTCCCAGACACCacacccaccaccaccacctcgtATGAGAGTGCCGAGGAGCCCCAGGATGACCTGGAGAGCCCGGTTCTGCACCTGCAGCACAGTCAAGATAATGGGGCTGAAGAGGGCCTAAACACATGTGTGCcatgtgtcattttggatccCATATTGGCAGGGACAGGGCCAATTGGGGCTCACAAGAGTGCAAGCAGCATGGACCTGTCTgtggagagggaggaggaggaagctggGAGACGGGACTTTCTGTCTCTCAGTAGGAGAAAGAGTAGCATGTCTTTTAGCCAGCTGACACCTGACAGCACTCTTGTTTCTCAGCCTAGACGGACATCCGCTACCTCCCCCTCCACTGTCAAGCTCTACCCTCCGGTCCACCCCTCCTATATTAAGACCACTACCAGGCAGCTCACCTCTCCAGTTGGCTCCCCTCTTACCAGCCCCAATGTTCCAAGGAAAACAGATCCCAATGTAGCTTCACAGGAATCCAGCAGGGTCCAGGGATTCAGGAGGCGCATGCAGAGATCCTCCTCCATTGCTGGGCCTCTCAGTGTGTCAGGAGACTGGTGCACTGAGAGTTCCACGTTCCTAGAGCAGGGAACCCCAGAGAGGAGTTGCTCAGGTGGGGCTTATTGGACCCTGGGTTCCAGGAGAGCACATTATGGAAGGAAGAACTCCAATTCTACAGTTCCTTACCTGGATGTCTTCTCTG GTCGCTCTCTGTTAGACAGGCTTTGTATGCATCATGGAGATGGGTCTACAGAGGACGAGGCCAAAGAATTATGTCAGCGAATGCTGGTTCAGGGTCTGCTGCAGCCCTTCAGTGACGGCACCACAGAGCTCCATGGTGACAGCACTGTCTCAGCAGTCTTTAAT GAGGAACAGCTGTACACTTGGGCATCTGTAGGCCTTCCAGTGTCTTCCTACCTGTGGGAACTCTATGGGGGAAGAACCATCAGTAGAGTGCGCAGTTTGAGATCCCCTTTACATCAGTCATCAGCCAAGACACCAGGTGCTCCACACGTTCAG ACAGAATCCAGCAGGTTGAAGTCGGGTCAGTCATCCTCAGAGGATGAAAGCTGTCTCATCCCTCAGCTGGAGAGAACCATTGATGACCTGCGGATTAAGATCGCTGTGTTGCAGGGCCAGCAGGCCTCCTTGGCAAAGGGCAGTGGGGATAATATGGACGCTCTGGGCAACGGCCATCACAAGGCCTCACAGATGAGAGGCGGGAGACTGGCGAAGACAAGCCAGGAGGTGTCCGTTCAGACCTCGCCGGTGGAGGAGGGCTGTAAGTTCGACGTGCCTTTGAACGGAGGATCAGGCAGCGTGTCGTCCACCGTTTCATCCTCCATCCCTAAATCTGCAGAGAGCTTCGTCTGCACGTGTCAGCAGAGGCAGCAGAGTGGCATCCTCCCACCCCTTCCTCCACCTCAAGTCTCTGGAGGTGTGcccccacctccaccaccaccgccACCACCCCCTTTACCAGGAACTGTCGtgcctcctccaccaccacctccccCGCCATTACTTGGGCTTGGATCTTGtccacctcttcctcctccaccgcCGGGCATGGGCCCTccacccccacctcctccaccgCCGGGCATGGGCCCCCCACCCCCACCGCCTGGAATGGGCCCCCCTCCGCCGCCCCCGCCCCCAGGCTTTgggcccccaccaccaccaggcCCCATGCCCTCCATGATGGTGCAGGAAGCTGCCCCTGCCAAGGCTGTGATAGAGCCCCCCAAGCCAATGAAGCCCCTGTACTGGACACGCATCCAGCTGCATGCAAAAAA ACAAACTGCCGCATTGGTGTGGGAGAAAATCGAGGAACCAGCCGTGAATTTTGAAGAATTTGTGGAACTCTTCTCCAAAAGTGCCGttaaggagaagaagaagccaATTTCAGACACTATCACCAAGTCAAAGGCCAAGCAG GTCGTGAAGCTCTTGAGCAACAAACGCTCGCAGGCTGTCGGTATCCTGATGTCCAGCATTCACCTTGACATGAAAGACATCCAGAACG CTGTCCTAAATATGGACAACACTGTTGTTGATTTGGAGACTCTACATGCCCTTTATGAAAAT AGAGCTCAAGGCGATGAGATGGACAGCATTGCAAAGCACATTAAATCAGCCAAAGACAAGGAGGATGCCAAGCCGCTGGACAAGCCGGAGCA GTTTCTATACCAGATATCCCAGATCTCCAATTTCTCTGAGCGGGTGTTCTGCATCCTGTTTCAGTCAACTTTCCACGAATGTATCGCCTCAATCCTCCGCAAAATAGAAATCCTTCAAAGAGTATGCAAG actctgcagagcagtaagtgCGTATTGCAGGTGCTTGGCCTGGTGTTGGCTTTTGGCAACTTCATGAACGGAGGTAATCGGTCTCGAGGGCAGGCCGACGGCTTCACCTTGGACATTCTGCCAAAACTGAAGGACGTTAAAAGCAGC gaTAACTCCCAGAGTCTTTTGTCCTACATTGTTGCTTACTATCTAAGGCACTTTGATGAG GATGCTGGCAGAGAGACGTGTGTCTACCCTCTACCTGAGCCTCAGGACCTCTTCCAGGCCTCCCAGATGAAGTTTGACGATTTTCAAAGAGATCTCCGCAAGTTGAGGAAAGACCTCAATG CGTGCTCAGCTGAGACGGAGAAAGTTTGCAAGTTGTCGTCTGAAGAGAGCCTGCAACCCTTCAAGGACAAGATGGACGAATTTCTCAGTCAAG CCAAAACCGAACTGGAAACGCAGGAGAAGCAGCTGGCAGATACTCAGAAGAT CTTCATGGAGCTGAGTGTGTCCTTCTCGGTTAAACCCAAGGCAGGAGAGAAAGAAGTCTCTCCCAGCACACTCTTCTCTGTTTGGCACGAGTTCTCCACAGATTTTAAAGACCAGTGGAAGAAGCAGAATAAGCTGATGTTACAGGAACG GGTGAAAATGGCTGAAGAGTCCTTTAAACAGGCCAGGCAGAAGCCTTCCTATAATGTGACACCCAAACATGCAACTGGAATA AAAGCAAAGCTGGGTAAGAAGATCTGA
- the fmn2a gene encoding formin-2 isoform X2: MQTIKTVETQVPFLKESFFTTSFKGRRKSSVTNILRKQQHSLLYQQQQQQQQQQCILEHQQRSLKQFLSPSAENVPGQQTPERQRLARSTSSPLCKTVEHAGADGDKKEGQRERKDQRAREAVQGRGGEQGVSGSEPEAVSASLLLLSASAALREAASSSQLPLTVVGRQQGLASSERPLTNRGPPSLAAQEEAQHVQPRPQQHGLLAKGVRLLRNMGNQETKQKKSGGAAGDVSCDGEADEREVDKKSKKSHSKVNKGGGEHSGKKKSKSESKGSVFSGMKIRKSLSKVKGLSKDDSLEDGRSAQSGKAELKPGAEVSLSADEMLSDVDGDASHLTGDGHQSGAEDVGRKTSSGSDADLYSFHSAAAENEDLLSDIQQAIRDQCASSDRVLKMVKGFSSEQSTSDESKVPDTLISHQLFNLDKGLFSPPVGSESTAEELNNEYKKMERETSNLPISRNSSGPGSLSESGPPSSAPDTERSSGSLFPKTNSTYSFPDTTPTTTTSYESAEEPQDDLESPVLHLQHSQDNGAEEGLNTCVPCVILDPILAGTGPIGAHKSASSMDLSVEREEEEAGRRDFLSLSRRKSSMSFSQLTPDSTLVSQPRRTSATSPSTVKLYPPVHPSYIKTTTRQLTSPVGSPLTSPNVPRKTDPNVASQESSRVQGFRRRMQRSSSIAGPLSVSGDWCTESSTFLEQGTPERSCSGGAYWTLGSRRAHYGRKNSNSTVPYLDVFSGRSLLDRLCMHHGDGSTEDEAKELCQRMLVQGLLQPFSDGTTELHGDSTVSAVFNEEQLYTWASVGLPVSSYLWELYGGRTISRVRSLRSPLHQSSAKTPGAPHVQTESSRLKSGQSSSEDESCLIPQLERTIDDLRIKIAVLQGQQASLAKGSGDNMDALGNGHHKASQMRGGRLAKTSQEVSVQTSPVEEGCKFDVPLNGGSGSVSSTVSSSIPKSAESFVCTCQQRQQSGILPPLPPPQVSGGVPPPPPPPPPPPLPGTVVPPPPPPPPPLLGLGSCPPLPPPPPGMGPPPPPPPPPGMGPPPPPPGMGPPPPPPPPGFGPPPPPGPMPSMMVQEAAPAKAVIEPPKPMKPLYWTRIQLHAKKQTAALVWEKIEEPAVNFEEFVELFSKSAVKEKKKPISDTITKSKAKQVVKLLSNKRSQAVGILMSSIHLDMKDIQNAVLNMDNTVVDLETLHALYENRAQGDEMDSIAKHIKSAKDKEDAKPLDKPEQFLYQISQISNFSERVFCILFQSTFHECIASILRKIEILQRVCKTLQSSKCVLQVLGLVLAFGNFMNGGNRSRGQADGFTLDILPKLKDVKSSDNSQSLLSYIVAYYLRHFDEDAGRETCVYPLPEPQDLFQASQMKFDDFQRDLRKLRKDLNEAAERSNRHGLR; encoded by the exons ATGCAGACTATAAAAACTGTGGAAACCCAAGTTCCTTTTCTCAAAGAGAGTTTCTTCACCACCAGTTTCAAAGGCAGGAGGAAGAGCAGCGTCACCAACATCCTCCGTAAACAGCAGCACTCGCTCCtctaccagcagcagcagcagcagcagcagcagcagtgcatTTTAGAGCACCAGCAGCGCAGTCTGAAGCAATTTCTGTCCCCTTCAGCTGAAAATGTACCGGGGCAGCAGACTCCGGAGCGTCAGCGCCTTGCTCGTTCGACCAGCAGCCCGTTATGCAAGACTGTGGAGCATGCAGGAGCAGATGGGGATAAAAAGGAGGGGCAACGAGAGAGAAAGGATCAGAGAGCGAGAGAGGCTGTGCAGGGGAGGGGTGGAGAGCAAGGAGTGAGTGGTAGTGAGCCCGAGGCTGTTAGTGCCAGTCTCCTCCTACTTtcagcatcagcagcactgaGGGAGGCAGCATCATCCTCACAGCTGCCGTTAACTGTGGTGGGCAGACAGCAGGGATTAGCCAGCTCTGAAAGGCCTCTGACCAACAGAGGACCACCGTCGCTAGCAGCCCAGGAGGAAGCCCAGCATGTCCAGCCTCGACCCCAGCAGCATGGCCTGTTAGCCAAGGGTGTTCGCCTGCTCAGGAATATGGGGAACCAGgagacaaaacagaagaaaagtggAGGTGCAGCAGGGGATGTTTCCTGTGATGGTGAGGCTGACGAGAGAGAGGTggacaaaaaatccaaaaagtcCCACAGTAAGGTCAACAAAGGAGGTGGAGAACACAGCGGTAAGAAGAAATCTAAGTCCGAGTCAAAGGGTTCTGTGTTTTCTGGCATGAAGATTAGGAAGAGTTTATCCAAGGTGAAGGGGTTGTCTAAGGATGACAGCTTGGAAGATGGAAGGTCAGCGCAGTCTGGCAAAGCTGAACTCAAGCCTGGCGCAGAGGTGAGCCTGTCAGCGGATGAGATGCTTTCAGATGTTGACGGGGATGCAAGCCATTTGACCGGAGATGGTCATCAGTCTGGGGCAGAAGATGTTGGCCGGAAGACGAGCTCGGGATCAGATGCTGACCTCTACAGTTTTCActcagcagcagctgaaaatgAAGACCTGCTCTCTGACATCCAGCAGGCCATACGAGACCAATGTGCATCCAGTGACAGGGTGCTGAAAATGGTGAAGGGCTTCTCCTCTGAACAGTCGACCTCTGACGAAAGCAAAGTTCCTGACACGCTAATATCTCACCAGCTGTTTAATCTGGATAAGGGACTATTCTCTCCACCTGTTGGTAGTGAAAGCACAGCTGAAGAACTAAACAATGAGTATAAGAAAATGGAGAGAGAAACCAGTAACTTACCCATATCAAGAAATTCCTCTGGTCCAGGGTCACTGAGTGAGAGTGGTCCACCATCTTCAGCTCCGGACACCGAGAGAAGCAGTGGCAGCCTCTTCCCAAAAACTAACAGCACCTACAGCTTCCCAGACACCacacccaccaccaccacctcgtATGAGAGTGCCGAGGAGCCCCAGGATGACCTGGAGAGCCCGGTTCTGCACCTGCAGCACAGTCAAGATAATGGGGCTGAAGAGGGCCTAAACACATGTGTGCcatgtgtcattttggatccCATATTGGCAGGGACAGGGCCAATTGGGGCTCACAAGAGTGCAAGCAGCATGGACCTGTCTgtggagagggaggaggaggaagctggGAGACGGGACTTTCTGTCTCTCAGTAGGAGAAAGAGTAGCATGTCTTTTAGCCAGCTGACACCTGACAGCACTCTTGTTTCTCAGCCTAGACGGACATCCGCTACCTCCCCCTCCACTGTCAAGCTCTACCCTCCGGTCCACCCCTCCTATATTAAGACCACTACCAGGCAGCTCACCTCTCCAGTTGGCTCCCCTCTTACCAGCCCCAATGTTCCAAGGAAAACAGATCCCAATGTAGCTTCACAGGAATCCAGCAGGGTCCAGGGATTCAGGAGGCGCATGCAGAGATCCTCCTCCATTGCTGGGCCTCTCAGTGTGTCAGGAGACTGGTGCACTGAGAGTTCCACGTTCCTAGAGCAGGGAACCCCAGAGAGGAGTTGCTCAGGTGGGGCTTATTGGACCCTGGGTTCCAGGAGAGCACATTATGGAAGGAAGAACTCCAATTCTACAGTTCCTTACCTGGATGTCTTCTCTG GTCGCTCTCTGTTAGACAGGCTTTGTATGCATCATGGAGATGGGTCTACAGAGGACGAGGCCAAAGAATTATGTCAGCGAATGCTGGTTCAGGGTCTGCTGCAGCCCTTCAGTGACGGCACCACAGAGCTCCATGGTGACAGCACTGTCTCAGCAGTCTTTAAT GAGGAACAGCTGTACACTTGGGCATCTGTAGGCCTTCCAGTGTCTTCCTACCTGTGGGAACTCTATGGGGGAAGAACCATCAGTAGAGTGCGCAGTTTGAGATCCCCTTTACATCAGTCATCAGCCAAGACACCAGGTGCTCCACACGTTCAG ACAGAATCCAGCAGGTTGAAGTCGGGTCAGTCATCCTCAGAGGATGAAAGCTGTCTCATCCCTCAGCTGGAGAGAACCATTGATGACCTGCGGATTAAGATCGCTGTGTTGCAGGGCCAGCAGGCCTCCTTGGCAAAGGGCAGTGGGGATAATATGGACGCTCTGGGCAACGGCCATCACAAGGCCTCACAGATGAGAGGCGGGAGACTGGCGAAGACAAGCCAGGAGGTGTCCGTTCAGACCTCGCCGGTGGAGGAGGGCTGTAAGTTCGACGTGCCTTTGAACGGAGGATCAGGCAGCGTGTCGTCCACCGTTTCATCCTCCATCCCTAAATCTGCAGAGAGCTTCGTCTGCACGTGTCAGCAGAGGCAGCAGAGTGGCATCCTCCCACCCCTTCCTCCACCTCAAGTCTCTGGAGGTGTGcccccacctccaccaccaccgccACCACCCCCTTTACCAGGAACTGTCGtgcctcctccaccaccacctccccCGCCATTACTTGGGCTTGGATCTTGtccacctcttcctcctccaccgcCGGGCATGGGCCCTccacccccacctcctccaccgCCGGGCATGGGCCCCCCACCCCCACCGCCTGGAATGGGCCCCCCTCCGCCGCCCCCGCCCCCAGGCTTTgggcccccaccaccaccaggcCCCATGCCCTCCATGATGGTGCAGGAAGCTGCCCCTGCCAAGGCTGTGATAGAGCCCCCCAAGCCAATGAAGCCCCTGTACTGGACACGCATCCAGCTGCATGCAAAAAA ACAAACTGCCGCATTGGTGTGGGAGAAAATCGAGGAACCAGCCGTGAATTTTGAAGAATTTGTGGAACTCTTCTCCAAAAGTGCCGttaaggagaagaagaagccaATTTCAGACACTATCACCAAGTCAAAGGCCAAGCAG GTCGTGAAGCTCTTGAGCAACAAACGCTCGCAGGCTGTCGGTATCCTGATGTCCAGCATTCACCTTGACATGAAAGACATCCAGAACG CTGTCCTAAATATGGACAACACTGTTGTTGATTTGGAGACTCTACATGCCCTTTATGAAAAT AGAGCTCAAGGCGATGAGATGGACAGCATTGCAAAGCACATTAAATCAGCCAAAGACAAGGAGGATGCCAAGCCGCTGGACAAGCCGGAGCA GTTTCTATACCAGATATCCCAGATCTCCAATTTCTCTGAGCGGGTGTTCTGCATCCTGTTTCAGTCAACTTTCCACGAATGTATCGCCTCAATCCTCCGCAAAATAGAAATCCTTCAAAGAGTATGCAAG actctgcagagcagtaagtgCGTATTGCAGGTGCTTGGCCTGGTGTTGGCTTTTGGCAACTTCATGAACGGAGGTAATCGGTCTCGAGGGCAGGCCGACGGCTTCACCTTGGACATTCTGCCAAAACTGAAGGACGTTAAAAGCAGC gaTAACTCCCAGAGTCTTTTGTCCTACATTGTTGCTTACTATCTAAGGCACTTTGATGAG GATGCTGGCAGAGAGACGTGTGTCTACCCTCTACCTGAGCCTCAGGACCTCTTCCAGGCCTCCCAGATGAAGTTTGACGATTTTCAAAGAGATCTCCGCAAGTTGAGGAAAGACCTCAATG AGGCAGCTGAGCGCTCTAACAGACACGGGCTTCGATGA